In bacterium (Candidatus Blackallbacteria) CG13_big_fil_rev_8_21_14_2_50_49_14, one genomic interval encodes:
- a CDS encoding glutathione synthase yields MSPLKFAFVMDPIQTINYHKDSTYALIEAAQNRGHQSYFLLAEGLTFRDQEVRGRMQAVTVQRETDFYKLGSEEMLPLKDMDAVFMRKDPPFDMDYIFNTYLLELAARDTLVLNHPGSLRSVNEKLYALHFPEYIPLTLVSSDRAEIRSFVETQGKAVLKPIDAKGGEGVFILKAEDSNLNALLDLMTRDGKRKIVVQAYIPEAREGDKRVLMIHGEVCGYFQRVPAKGEHRANLNAGGKAVACELTTRDREICEAVGAFLKQAGLYFVGLDIIGDYLIEINVTSPTGMQEALKLTGVNAAERMIQEVEALVQ; encoded by the coding sequence ATGTCCCCTTTAAAATTCGCGTTTGTGATGGATCCTATTCAGACGATCAATTATCACAAAGACTCTACCTATGCCCTGATCGAAGCAGCACAGAACCGTGGTCATCAAAGCTATTTTCTCTTAGCTGAAGGCTTAACCTTTCGCGACCAAGAAGTCAGAGGCAGAATGCAGGCCGTGACAGTTCAGCGCGAGACCGATTTTTACAAGCTGGGCTCAGAAGAAATGCTTCCGCTCAAAGACATGGATGCTGTCTTCATGCGCAAAGACCCCCCTTTTGACATGGACTATATTTTTAATACCTATCTCTTGGAACTGGCAGCACGGGATACCTTGGTACTCAATCACCCGGGCAGCTTGCGCAGCGTCAATGAAAAGCTCTATGCCTTGCACTTTCCTGAGTATATTCCACTGACCCTGGTCAGCTCTGATCGGGCTGAAATTCGCAGCTTCGTAGAAACCCAAGGTAAAGCCGTGCTCAAGCCGATCGATGCCAAAGGCGGTGAAGGGGTCTTTATTCTCAAAGCTGAGGATTCCAACCTCAATGCCTTGCTCGATCTCATGACCCGCGACGGAAAACGGAAAATTGTGGTTCAAGCCTATATCCCAGAAGCGCGTGAGGGCGATAAGCGGGTTTTGATGATCCACGGTGAGGTCTGCGGGTATTTTCAAAGAGTGCCCGCCAAAGGGGAACACCGCGCCAATCTGAACGCCGGAGGCAAAGCCGTAGCCTGTGAGTTGACAACGCGGGATCGCGAAATTTGTGAAGCGGTCGGTGCCTTTTTAAAACAGGCAGGCTTGTATTTCGTAGGCTTGGATATCATCGGCGATTATCTGATTGAAATCAATGTCACCAGCCCAACGGGCATGCAAGAAGCCTTAAAACTGACGGGTGTCAATGCCGCTGAGCGTATGATTCAAGAGGTAGAAGCGCTGGTTCAATAA
- a CDS encoding 1,4-dihydroxy-2-naphthoate polyprenyltransferase, which yields MTKNSQAEIWWMAARPRTLGAALAPIWIGTALAISSGKWDPLSFVAALLGALLIQIGTNFANDYFDFIKGADTAERIGPTRATQAGLIKPERMRLAFLLTFALVGLPGLYLVYRGGWPILVLGLLSVLSGIFYTGGPFPLGYLGLGDLFVLLFFGLVATGGTFWVHTHAITSVVLLAALSPGFLATAILVVNNLRDRKTDTQAGKKTLAVRWGAGFARAEYLFCMGLGILMPLGLYLWTPEKHPASLLACLSILPAIPAIKAVLSLDADPRLNPILGKTNQVLILHSLLFSLGWIFS from the coding sequence ATGACAAAAAATTCTCAGGCAGAGATCTGGTGGATGGCAGCGAGACCCCGTACCTTGGGAGCTGCTTTGGCACCTATTTGGATAGGGACAGCTTTGGCTATTTCTTCTGGAAAATGGGACCCCTTGAGTTTTGTAGCTGCCCTGCTGGGGGCTCTCCTGATACAGATTGGAACCAATTTTGCCAATGACTATTTCGATTTTATCAAGGGGGCAGATACCGCTGAGCGCATTGGCCCGACCCGTGCCACACAGGCAGGTTTGATCAAACCTGAGCGTATGCGCCTGGCTTTTTTGCTGACCTTTGCGCTGGTGGGGCTGCCGGGGCTCTATCTTGTCTACCGCGGCGGTTGGCCGATCCTGGTCTTGGGTTTGCTTTCTGTTTTAAGTGGCATTTTCTATACGGGGGGCCCTTTTCCACTGGGTTACCTGGGGCTGGGAGATCTCTTCGTTTTGCTGTTTTTTGGGCTGGTGGCCACAGGGGGAACTTTTTGGGTGCATACCCATGCCATCACATCTGTCGTCCTTCTGGCTGCCCTATCGCCAGGTTTTTTGGCGACTGCGATCTTAGTCGTCAACAATCTGCGGGATCGCAAAACAGATACCCAGGCTGGCAAGAAAACCTTGGCGGTTCGCTGGGGCGCTGGCTTTGCCAGAGCAGAATATCTGTTTTGCATGGGTTTGGGCATTTTGATGCCGCTGGGGCTTTATCTCTGGACGCCTGAAAAACATCCTGCCTCTTTGCTGGCCTGTTTGAGTATTTTGCCGGCAATTCCTGCCATCAAAGCCGTCTTGAGCCTGGATGCAGATCCGCGTTTGAACCCGATTCTGGGCAAAACCAATCAGGTCTTAATTCTGCACAGTCTGCTCTTTAGCTTGGGTTGGATCTTCAGTTAA